Proteins co-encoded in one Cinclus cinclus chromosome Z, bCinCin1.1, whole genome shotgun sequence genomic window:
- the F2R gene encoding proteinase-activated receptor 1, whose protein sequence is MRPRALLCALALLCCPAPRPGFPSNSSLIRPGLRSFSVRFSSSPEADLIPIDGDTENDLEVGSHATNQTGSYPHERQVMSVQTARYLTSPWLTRFVPSVYTLVFVLSLPLNITAILVFLKKMKIEKPAIIYMLNLALADVLFVSVLPFKIVYHFSGNDWVFGPQMCRFITAAFFCNMYCSIMLMTSISFDRFLAVVYPMQSLGWRTLPRASLVCFIIWLVAITGVIPFLLREQTMEIPRLNITTCHDVLGESELHGYYVHFFSVFSSVFFIVPFIISTVCYVCIIRCLSSSTIVAKQNKKTRALLLCVAVFSVFVICFGPTNVLLLIHYIHFSYDNSLEYLYFAYLLCVSISSISCCIDPFIYYYASSQYQRQFFSLFNCKKTFDPNTSNSSGQLMSTTSSRRATLTTTVNNSVYRKLLAVH, encoded by the exons ATGCGGCCCCGGGCGCTGCTGTGCGCGCTGGCGCTGCTCTGCTGCCCGGCGCCCCGGCCAG GCTTTCCAAGTAACAGCAGCCTCATAAGACCAGGCCTCAGAAGTTTTTCTGTACGTTTTTCTTCCAGTCCAGAGGCTGATCTTATACCTATTGATGGTGATACTGAAAATGACTTGGAAGTTGGATCACATGCCACCAATCAGACTGGATCATACCCACATGAACGACAAGTGATGTCAGTTCAAACAGCAAGATACCTCACTAGTCCGTGGCTGACTCGTTTTGTTCCTTCAGTTTACACCCTAGTGTTTGTGCTGAGTCTCCCTCTGAACATTACAGCAATACTCGTGTTtctgaaaaagatgaaaattgaAAAGCCAGCTATAATATACATGCTGAATTTGGCCCTTGCGGATGTTCTCTTTGTAAGTGTGCTTCCATTTAAGATTGTTTATCACTTTTCTGGAAATGACTGGGTTTTTGGGCCTCAGATGTGCCGTTtcatcactgctgccttcttcTGCAACATGTACTGCTCAATAATGCTTATGACGAGCATAAGCTTCGACCGCTTCTTAGCAGTGGTGTACCCCATGCAGTCCCTGGGGTGGCGTACACTACCCCGTGCCTCACTGGTTTGCTTCATCATATGGCTTGTAGCGATAACTGGGGTTATACCTTTTCTCCTACGAGAGCAAACAATGGAAATACCCAGGTTAAACATAACTACTTGCCACGATGTGCTGGGAGAATCCGAACTTCACGGCTATTATGTCCACTTCTTCTCTGtcttctcttctgtgtttttcattGTGCCATTTATCATTTCTACTGTCTGCTATGTGTGTATCATTCGCTGTCTTAGTTCTTCCACCATTgttgcaaagcaaaacaagaaaacacgTGCCTTGCTCTTGTGTGTggctgttttttctgttttcgTTATTTGCTTTGGACCAACAAATGTTCTTCTCTTAATTCATTATATCCATTTTTCATATGACAACAGCTTAGAGTATCTCTACTTTGCATATCTACTCTGTGTTTCTATCAGCAGCATTAGCTGCTGCATTGACCCCTTTATTTACTATTATGCTTCTTCTCAGTATCAGAGACAATTTTTCAGTCTCTTCAATTGTAAAAAGACTTTTGACCCTAACACTAGTAACAGCAGTGGCCAGTTGATGTCTACCACTAGTAGTAGAAGAGCTACATTGACTACTACCGTGAATAACAGTGTCTACAGGAAACTATTAGCAGTGCATTGA